The following are encoded in a window of Dysidea avara chromosome 4, odDysAvar1.4, whole genome shotgun sequence genomic DNA:
- the LOC136252758 gene encoding TNF receptor-associated factor 4-like, with protein MTGEHQFIEGEHKEQCPKVSLSCPNKCEVGSVPREDMEAHKKECPLEMVHCEYHNVGCEERMMRKRKKKHEEEKMEEHLLLMKHRLTNSHGEVCLTKAELADTKSKLASAVEEINTLKLLLHQALGHSSYISGAASDISVTKRWTELTSMSMLMKSGSQVCPVVVKIAGYSEKKNNEVQWYSDSFYSHDKGYKMCLLAYPAGEGDGEGTHLSVFLFLMKGPHDDELTWPLRKKFQVKLLNQISDCEHFSLTVDYYIDKVPEEFAGRVIDGDKAKNGWGYPQFISNEGLLKVTPTCQYLSDDYIFLQVSKL; from the coding sequence ATGACaggagaacatcagtttattgagggagaacacaaggaacagtgtcccAAGGTTTCCCTATcctgtcccaacaagtgtgaggTAGGGAGTGTCCCTCGTGAAGACATGGAAGCACACAAAAAAGAGTGTCCTCTTGAGATGGTCCATTGTGAGTATCACAATGTGGGGTGTGAGGAGAGAATGATGCGTAAGAGGAAGAAGAAACACGAAGAGGAGAAGATGGAAGAGCACCTATTGTTAATGAAGCATAGGCTAACTAATAGTCACGGAGAAGTGTGTTTAACTAAGGCTGAGCTGGCTGATACCAAATCAAAGCTTGCTAGTGCTGTAGAGGAAATCAACACATTAAAGTTACTGTTACATCAGGCACTTGGACACAGCAGCTACATCAGTGGTGCAGCATCTGATATTTCAGTCACAAAAAGGTGGACTGAGTTAACTTCAATGTCTATGTTGATGAAATCTGGTAGTCAGGTGTGTCCAGTAGTTGTGAAAATAGCTGGATATAGTGAAAAGAAGAACAATGAAGTACAATGGTACAGTGACTCTTTCTACTCTCATGATAAGGGGTATAAGATGTGTCTACTTGCTTACCCTGCTGGTGAAGGCGATGGTGAAGGTACTCACCTGTCAGTGTTCTTGTTCCTCATGAAGGGTCCACATGATGATGAGCTAACATGGCCACTGAGGAAAAAATTTCAAGTGAAACTGTTGAACCAGATCAGTGACTGTGAACATTTTTCATTGACTGTAGACTATTACATTGATAAAGTCCCAGAAGAGTTTGCTGGCAGAGTTATTGATGGTGACAAAGCTAAAAACGGTTGGGGGTATCCACAATTTATTTCCAATGAAGGACTCCTTAAGGTTACTCCCACATGTCAGTATCTCAGCGATGATTATATCTTCCTGcaagttagcaaactgtag
- the LOC136252759 gene encoding TNF receptor-associated factor 4-like codes for MAIATSSKTGGQDYKFVDAPPDRLVCNICHLPSRDPYLTTCCGHVFCKSCLDDSKKAIAVSNVCPVCREEEFVAYINKQADREIRSFHVMCTNKERGCEWQGELNDINNHLGNNDGCQFEDVKCSNECGKLLQR; via the coding sequence ATGGCCATAGCCACGTCAAGTAAAACTGGTGGACAAGACTACAAATTTGTTGATGCTCCACCAGATCGTCTTGTCTGTAACATTTGTCACCTTCCCAGTCGAGATCCTTACCTTACTACATGTTGTGGACATGTTTTCTGTAAGTCTTGTCTGGATGATTCTAAGAAAGCCATTGCTGTAAGCAACGTTTGTCCAGTCTGCCGTGAGGAAGAATTTGTGGCATACATCAACAAGCAAGCTGATCGTGAGATTAGGAGTTTTCATGTGATGTGCACTAACAAGGAGAGaggttgtgagtggcagggtgaactgaatgacatcaacaatcaccttggaaacaatgatggttgtcagtttgaggatgtgaagtgttccaatgagtgtgggaAGTTGCTACAACGATGA
- the LOC136252756 gene encoding TNF receptor-associated factor 4-like isoform X1 produces the protein MRGGVQGLKKPATQFMEGMAIAMPNGYDYKYVDSPPDRLVCNICHLPSRDPYLTTCCGHVFCKYCLDYFKKSTVVSNVCPVCRAEEYVVYINKQLDREVKSLHVMCTNKERGCEWQGELNDINNHLGNSDGCQFEDVKCSNECGKMLQRQYLTSHIETECAYRKVDCQYCHITGEHQFIEREHKEQCPKLPLPCPNKCEVGSVPRENMEAHRKECPLEIVQCEYHNVGCEERMRRKRKREHEEEKMEEHLLLTKCRLTNNHHELSFTKAELTDIKSQLADTKSQLASTVEEVNTLKLVLHQALGHTGNFSDVASDISVTKRWTELTAMSMLMKSGSQACPVVVKLTGYSEKKNNEVQWYSDPFYSHDKGYKICLCVNPAGNGDGNGTHLSMFLYLMKGPHDDELTWPLRGKFEVKLLNQISDCEHRSKTVIYDNQTPDVRAGRVTTGNRARGWGTSKLISNEDLHKVTPTTQYVKDDCIFLQVTKL, from the exons ATGAGGGGCGGGGTACAAG GTCTTAAAAAGCCAGCCACACAGTTCATGGAAGGTATGGCCATAGCCATGCCCAATGGATACGACTACAAATATGTCGATAGTCCACCAGATCGTCTTGTTTGCAACATTTGTCACCTTCCCAGTCGAGATCCTTACCTCACTACATGTTGTGGACATGTTTTCTGTAAGTATTGTCTGGACTATTTCAAGAAATCCACTGTTGTAAGTAATGTTTGTCCAGTTTGTCGTGCAGAAGAATATGTGGTTTATATCAACAAACAACTTGATAGAGAGGTTAAAAGTCTTCATGTGATGTGTACTAACAAGGAGAGaggttgtgagtggcagggtgaactgaatgacatcaacaatcaccttggaaacagtgatggttgtcagtttgaggatgtgaagtgttccaatgagtgtgggaAGATGTTACAACGACAATATCTAACCAGTCATATTGAAACTGAGTGTGCATATCgtaaggttgactgtcagtactgccacattacaggagaacatcagtttattgagagagaacacaaggaacagtgtcccAAGCTTCCCCTACCCTGTCCCAACAAATGTGAGGTAGGGAGTGTCCCTCGTGAAAACATGGAAGCACACAGGAAGGAGTGTCCTCTTGAGATTGTCCAGTGTGAGTATCACAATGTGGGGTGTGAGGAGAGGATGAGGCGCAAGAGGAAGAGGGAACATGAAGAGGAGAAGATGGAAGAACACTTGTTGTTAACAAAGTGTAGGCTAACTAATAATCACCATGAGCTGTCTTTTACTAAGGCTGAGCTGactgatattaaatcacaactTGCTGATACCAAATCACAACTTGCTAGTACTGTAGAGGAAGTCAACACTTTAAAGTTAGTATTACATCAGGCACTTGGACACACCGGCAACTTCAGTGATGTAGCATCAGATATTTCAGTAACGAAAAGGTGGACTGAGTTAACCGCAATGTCTATGTTGATGaaatcaggcagtcaggcatGTCCTGTAGTTGTGAAATTGACTGGTTATAGTGAAAAGAAGAATAATGAGGTACAATGGTACAGTGACCCTTTCTACTCTCATGATAAGGGATACAAGATATGTCTGTGTGTTAATCCTGCTGGTAATGGTGATGGGAACGGTACTCATCTGTCAATGTTCTTGTACCTCATGAAGGGTCCACATGATGATGAGCTCACATGGCCACTGAGAGGAAAATTTGAAGTGAAACTGTTGAACCAGATCAGCGACTGTGAACATCGTTCCAAGACAGTCATATATGATAATCAAACCCCAGATGTTCGTGCTGGTAGAGTCACAACTGGCAACAGGGCTAGAGGCTGGGGAACATCAAAGTTGATTTCCAATGAAgacctccacaaggtcactccCACAACTCAGTATGTCAAAGATGATTGTATCTTCCTCCAAGTTACCAAACTGTAA
- the LOC136252756 gene encoding TNF receptor-associated factor 4-like isoform X2, translating into MEGMAIAMPNGYDYKYVDSPPDRLVCNICHLPSRDPYLTTCCGHVFCKYCLDYFKKSTVVSNVCPVCRAEEYVVYINKQLDREVKSLHVMCTNKERGCEWQGELNDINNHLGNSDGCQFEDVKCSNECGKMLQRQYLTSHIETECAYRKVDCQYCHITGEHQFIEREHKEQCPKLPLPCPNKCEVGSVPRENMEAHRKECPLEIVQCEYHNVGCEERMRRKRKREHEEEKMEEHLLLTKCRLTNNHHELSFTKAELTDIKSQLADTKSQLASTVEEVNTLKLVLHQALGHTGNFSDVASDISVTKRWTELTAMSMLMKSGSQACPVVVKLTGYSEKKNNEVQWYSDPFYSHDKGYKICLCVNPAGNGDGNGTHLSMFLYLMKGPHDDELTWPLRGKFEVKLLNQISDCEHRSKTVIYDNQTPDVRAGRVTTGNRARGWGTSKLISNEDLHKVTPTTQYVKDDCIFLQVTKL; encoded by the coding sequence ATGGAAGGTATGGCCATAGCCATGCCCAATGGATACGACTACAAATATGTCGATAGTCCACCAGATCGTCTTGTTTGCAACATTTGTCACCTTCCCAGTCGAGATCCTTACCTCACTACATGTTGTGGACATGTTTTCTGTAAGTATTGTCTGGACTATTTCAAGAAATCCACTGTTGTAAGTAATGTTTGTCCAGTTTGTCGTGCAGAAGAATATGTGGTTTATATCAACAAACAACTTGATAGAGAGGTTAAAAGTCTTCATGTGATGTGTACTAACAAGGAGAGaggttgtgagtggcagggtgaactgaatgacatcaacaatcaccttggaaacagtgatggttgtcagtttgaggatgtgaagtgttccaatgagtgtgggaAGATGTTACAACGACAATATCTAACCAGTCATATTGAAACTGAGTGTGCATATCgtaaggttgactgtcagtactgccacattacaggagaacatcagtttattgagagagaacacaaggaacagtgtcccAAGCTTCCCCTACCCTGTCCCAACAAATGTGAGGTAGGGAGTGTCCCTCGTGAAAACATGGAAGCACACAGGAAGGAGTGTCCTCTTGAGATTGTCCAGTGTGAGTATCACAATGTGGGGTGTGAGGAGAGGATGAGGCGCAAGAGGAAGAGGGAACATGAAGAGGAGAAGATGGAAGAACACTTGTTGTTAACAAAGTGTAGGCTAACTAATAATCACCATGAGCTGTCTTTTACTAAGGCTGAGCTGactgatattaaatcacaactTGCTGATACCAAATCACAACTTGCTAGTACTGTAGAGGAAGTCAACACTTTAAAGTTAGTATTACATCAGGCACTTGGACACACCGGCAACTTCAGTGATGTAGCATCAGATATTTCAGTAACGAAAAGGTGGACTGAGTTAACCGCAATGTCTATGTTGATGaaatcaggcagtcaggcatGTCCTGTAGTTGTGAAATTGACTGGTTATAGTGAAAAGAAGAATAATGAGGTACAATGGTACAGTGACCCTTTCTACTCTCATGATAAGGGATACAAGATATGTCTGTGTGTTAATCCTGCTGGTAATGGTGATGGGAACGGTACTCATCTGTCAATGTTCTTGTACCTCATGAAGGGTCCACATGATGATGAGCTCACATGGCCACTGAGAGGAAAATTTGAAGTGAAACTGTTGAACCAGATCAGCGACTGTGAACATCGTTCCAAGACAGTCATATATGATAATCAAACCCCAGATGTTCGTGCTGGTAGAGTCACAACTGGCAACAGGGCTAGAGGCTGGGGAACATCAAAGTTGATTTCCAATGAAgacctccacaaggtcactccCACAACTCAGTATGTCAAAGATGATTGTATCTTCCTCCAAGTTACCAAACTGTAA